A genomic region of Miscanthus floridulus cultivar M001 chromosome 3, ASM1932011v1, whole genome shotgun sequence contains the following coding sequences:
- the LOC136542341 gene encoding regulator of nonsense transcripts 1 homolog isoform X3 — MATQPPSSAAAAVDLYETASQPDASAAGDAYTFLEFNTQGDDFDYPDFPELSQPPPRSTPLTSSVPGAGASSSSWPAPPPPPSDAASPEPDLTPQDVPTPPASSSSPSPRSASKARSSAAADGLASGVAALSFEEPVGAGAGEDGYDYGKGDFVEHACRYCGIHNPACVARCNVPSCRKWFCNSRGNTSGSHIVNHLVRAKHKEVCLHKDSPLGETILECYNCGCRNVFLLGFISAKSENVVVLLCREPCLSVNALKDMNWDLSQWCPLIDDRCFLSWLVKVPSEQEQLRARQISAQQINKVEELWKTNPDASLEDLEKPGVDDEPQSVVLKYEDAYQYQNVFAPLIKLEADYDKMMKESQSKDNVTVRWDIGLNKKRVAYFVFPKEDNELRLVPGDELRLRYPGDSSHPTWQSVGHVIKLTAQEEVALELRASQGVPTELNVGFSVDFVWKSTSFDRMQGAMKTFAVDETSVSGYIYHHLLGHEVEHQIIRNTLPRRFGAPGLPELNASQVLAVKSVLQKPVSLIQGPPGTGKTVTSAAIVYHMAKQGQGQVLVCAPSNVAVDQLAEKISSTGLKVVRLCAKSREAVSSPVEHLTLHYQVRHLDTSEKSELHKLQQLKDEQGELSSSDEKKYKALKRATEREILQSADVICCTCVGAGDPRLSNFRFRQVLIDESTQATEPECLIPLVLGVKQVVLVGDHCQLGPVIMCKKAARAGLAQSLFERLVILGVKPFRLQVQYRMHPCLSEFPSNCFYEGTLQNGVTVNERQSSGIDFPWPVPNRPMFFYVQMGQEEISASGTSYLNRTEAANVEKIVTTFLRSGVVPSQIGVITPYEGQRAYIVNYMSRNGSLRQQLYKEIEGIGFLNDPRRLNVALTRARYGIVILGNPKVLSKQPLWNSLLTHYKEHECLVEGPLNNLKQSMVQFQKPKKIYNDRRLFLGGGQGVMHGAGASSQAADKRSGRGKGQSFVPYGPPNGVHKPGVHPAGYAVPRMPFPPFPGAPHSQPYAIPTRGLHGPIGAVPPLHQPGSRNFGVPRSSTGGPIGGHLAHQQNSQQAMGGIGSNFNYTGMENPSSQPSGGAQMSQTGLMTQMPVQGLSQTFRDGFSIGGMSQDFFVDDFKSQGSHVPYNIAEFSTQASQGGYGVEFTQAPQSGYSGSYMNQNAHPGYSHIGTTNDIVSQDHMAHGSHGMFTQAGYNDPSQDESSQIHYGMAAAAPLQSQSMMNPLYSQSYAHYNTQPQSLQPPPQ, encoded by the exons ATGGCGACGCAGCCGCCCTCCTCCGCCGCTGCCGCGGTTGACCTCTATGAGACGGCCTCGCAGCCGGACGCCTCCGCCGCCGGCGACGCCTACACTTTTCTCGAGTTCAACACGCAGGGGGACGACTTCGATTACCCCGACTTCCCAGAGCTCTCCCAACCGCCGCCTCGATCCACGCCGCTAACGTCCTCCGTCCCCGGCGCCGGCGCGTCGTCCTCGTCGTGGcctgccccgccgccgccgccgtccgacgCGGCCTCCCCGGAACCCGATCTCACGCCTCAGGACGTCCCCACCccgccggcctcctcctcctcgccgtcgccgcggtCCGCCTCCAAGGCGCGCTCGTCGGCTGCGGCGGATGGGCTCGCCTCCGGGGTTGCCGCACTCAGCTTCGAGGAGCCTGTAGGAGCCGGCGCCGGGGAGGACGGGTACGACTACGGCAAGGGAGACTTCGTGGAACACGCCTGCCGGTACTGCGGGATCCACAACCCTGCGTGCGTGGCGAGGTGCAACGTGCCCTCCTGCCGCAAGTGGTTCTGTAACTCGCGGGGGAACACCTCTGGCTCCCACATTGTCAATCACCTG GTTAGGGCAAAGCATAAGGAAGTGTGCCTTCACAAGGATAGCCCTTTGGGAGAAACAATTCTCGAATGCTACAACTGTGGTTGTCGGAATGTATTTCTTCTTGGGTTTATCTCAGCAAAGTCAGAAAATGTTGTCGTTCTATTATGCAGAGAGCCATGTTTAAGTGTTAATGCACTGAAGGATATGAATTGGGATCTCAGCCAGTGGTGCCCACTTATCGATGACAGGTGTTTCTTGTCGTGGCTTGTAAAG GTACCTTCAGAGCAGGAGCAGCTAAGAGCTCGCCAAATTAGTGCTCAGCAAATTAACAAAGTGGAAGAGCTCTGGAAGACAAATCCTGATGCATCTCTTGAAGATCTTGAAAAGCCTGGTGTAGATGATGAACCTCAGTCAGTTGTTTTGAAGTATGAAGATGCTTACCAG TACCAAAATGTTTTTGCGCCACTGATAAAGCTTGAGGCTGATTATGACAAG ATGATGAAAGAGTCACAGAGCAAGGATAATGTAACTGTCCGGTGGGATATTGGGTTGAACAAGAAGCGTGTAGCTTACTTTGTCTTTCCAAAG GAAGACAATGAGTTGAGGCTTGTGCCTGGAGATGAGTTACGCTTGAGATATCCTGGTGATAGCTCACATCCCACATGGCAATCTGTGGGACATGTG ATTAAGCTCACTGCACAAGAGGAGGTGGCACTTGAGCTTCGTGCTAGTCAG GGGGTGCCTACTGAGCTAAACGTTGGATTCAGTGTGGATTTTGTTTGGAAGAGTACCAGTTTTGATAGGATGCAAGGAGCGATGAAAACTTTTGCTGTGGATGAGACAAGTGTCAGTGG ATACATATACCATCACCTTTTGGGACATGAAGTTGAGCATCAAATAATACGTAATACCCTGCCAAGACGCTTTGGTGCACCTGGACTTCCAGAACTAAATGCTTCCCAg GTTTTAGCAGTTAAAAGTGTCCTGCAGAAGCCAGTTAGTTTGATTCAAGGTCCACCTGGCACTGGAAAAACTGTCACATCTGCTGCAATTGTGTATCACATGGCAAAACAAGGTCAAGGACAG GTTCTTGTATGTGCCCCAAGTAATGTTGCAGTTGATCAGTTGGCAGAGAAGATAAGCTCAACCGGTCTCAAG GTTGTCAGGCTGTGTGCAAAATCTAGAGAAGCTGTTTCGTCTCCTGTTGAGCATCTGACACTTCATTATCAG GTTAGGCACCTTGATACCTCTGAAAAGAGTGAATTGCACAAGCTACAGCAACTGAAAGATGAACAAG GTGAATTGTCCAGCAGTGATGAGAAGAAGTACAAGGCACTAAAGCGTGCCACTGAAAGAGAGATACTGCAGAGTGCCGATGTCATTTGTTGCACCTGTGTTGGTGCTGGAGATCCTCGTCTTTCAAACTTTCGTTTCCGACAA GTTCTTATTGATGAGTCCACACAGGCGACAGAACCTGAATGCCTTATTCCTTTGGTGCTTGGTGTCAAGCag GTTGTCCTTGTCGGAGATCATTGCCAACTGGGTCCAGTCATCATGTGCAAAAAAGCAGCCCGTGCAGGGTTAGCACAATCTCTCTTTGAACGCCTTGTTATCCTTGGAGTGAAGCCATTCAGGCTACAG GTCCAGTATAGAATGCATCCTTGCCTCTCAGAGTTTCCATCCAACTGCTTCTATGAAGGCACACTGCAAAATGGAGTGACTGTTAATGAGAGGCAATCGTCTGGAATTGATTTTCCTTGGCCTGTTCCAAATCGGCCTATGTTCTTCTATGTGCAG ATGGGACAAGAAGAGATCAGTGCTAGTGGGACATCGTATCTCAATAGAACTGAAGCTGCAAATGTTGAAAAAATTGTAACAACATTTTTAAGAAGTGGTGTTGTACCAAGCCAG ATTGGAGTTATCACACCTTATGAAGGACAAAGGGCATACATCGTAAATTACATGTCAAGGAATGGCTCTCTTCGCCAACAACTTTACAAGGAAATCGAG GGAATTGGGTTTCTCAATGATCCGCGCAGGTTAAATGTTGCGTTAACTCGTGCACGTTATGGCATAGTTATTCTTGGTAATCCAAAAGTACTAAGCAAGCAGCCACTTTGGAATAGCTTGTTGACACATTACAAG GAGCATGAGTGCTTGGTAGAAGGGCCTTTGAACAACTTAAAGCAGAGTATGGTGCAATTTCAGAAGCCAAAAAAG ATATATAATGACCGGAGATTGTTCCTGGGCGGTGGTCAAGGTGTTATGCATGGGGCTGGGGCCTCAAGCCAAGCAGCAGATAAGAGAAGTGGCAGGGGGAAAG GACAATCATTTGTTCCTTATGGCCCTCCAAATGGGGTGCATAAGCCTGGTGTGCACCCAGCAGGCTATGCTGTACCTCGTATGCCTTTTCCTCCATTTCCTGGGGCTCCACATTCTCAACCATATGCGATTCCGACCCGGGGTTTGCATGGGCCCATTGGAGCTGTTCCACCGTTGCATCAACCTGGAAGTAGAAACTTTGGGGTGCCTCGTTCAAGTACTGGTGGGCCTATTGGTGGTCACCTTGCTCATCAACAGAACTCCCAGCAAGCTATGGGGGGCATTGGGTCAAACTTTAACTACACTGGCATGGAGAATCCGAGTAGTCAGCCTTCTGGTGGAGCCCAAATGTCCCAAACCGGATTAATGACACAG ATGCCTGTCCAAGGACTAAGTCAAACATTCCGTGATGGTTTTTCCATTGGTGGGATGTCTCAG GACTTCTTTGTAGATGATTTTAAGAGCCAAGGATCACATGTGCCATACAACATTGCAGAATTTTCTACCCAG
- the LOC136542341 gene encoding regulator of nonsense transcripts 1 homolog isoform X1, translating to MATQPPSSAAAAVDLYETASQPDASAAGDAYTFLEFNTQGDDFDYPDFPELSQPPPRSTPLTSSVPGAGASSSSWPAPPPPPSDAASPEPDLTPQDVPTPPASSSSPSPRSASKARSSAAADGLASGVAALSFEEPVGAGAGEDGYDYGKGDFVEHACRYCGIHNPACVARCNVPSCRKWFCNSRGNTSGSHIVNHLVRAKHKEVCLHKDSPLGETILECYNCGCRNVFLLGFISAKSENVVVLLCREPCLSVNALKDMNWDLSQWCPLIDDRCFLSWLVKVPSEQEQLRARQISAQQINKVEELWKTNPDASLEDLEKPGVDDEPQSVVLKYEDAYQYQNVFAPLIKLEADYDKMMKESQSKDNVTVRWDIGLNKKRVAYFVFPKEDNELRLVPGDELRLRYPGDSSHPTWQSVGHVIKLTAQEEVALELRASQGVPTELNVGFSVDFVWKSTSFDRMQGAMKTFAVDETSVSGYIYHHLLGHEVEHQIIRNTLPRRFGAPGLPELNASQVLAVKSVLQKPVSLIQGPPGTGKTVTSAAIVYHMAKQGQGQVLVCAPSNVAVDQLAEKISSTGLKVVRLCAKSREAVSSPVEHLTLHYQVRHLDTSEKSELHKLQQLKDEQGELSSSDEKKYKALKRATEREILQSADVICCTCVGAGDPRLSNFRFRQVLIDESTQATEPECLIPLVLGVKQVVLVGDHCQLGPVIMCKKAARAGLAQSLFERLVILGVKPFRLQVQYRMHPCLSEFPSNCFYEGTLQNGVTVNERQSSGIDFPWPVPNRPMFFYVQMGQEEISASGTSYLNRTEAANVEKIVTTFLRSGVVPSQIGVITPYEGQRAYIVNYMSRNGSLRQQLYKEIEVASVDSFQGREKDYIILSCVRSNEHQGIGFLNDPRRLNVALTRARYGIVILGNPKVLSKQPLWNSLLTHYKEHECLVEGPLNNLKQSMVQFQKPKKIYNDRRLFLGGGQGVMHGAGASSQAADKRSGRGKGQSFVPYGPPNGVHKPGVHPAGYAVPRMPFPPFPGAPHSQPYAIPTRGLHGPIGAVPPLHQPGSRNFGVPRSSTGGPIGGHLAHQQNSQQAMGGIGSNFNYTGMENPSSQPSGGAQMSQTGLMTQMPVQGLSQTFRDGFSIGGMSQDFFVDDFKSQGSHVPYNIAEFSTQASQGGYGVEFTQAPQSGYSGSYMNQNAHPGYSHIGTTNDIVSQDHMAHGSHGMFTQAGYNDPSQDESSQIHYGMAAAAPLQSQSMMNPLYSQSYAHYNTQPQSLQPPPQ from the exons ATGGCGACGCAGCCGCCCTCCTCCGCCGCTGCCGCGGTTGACCTCTATGAGACGGCCTCGCAGCCGGACGCCTCCGCCGCCGGCGACGCCTACACTTTTCTCGAGTTCAACACGCAGGGGGACGACTTCGATTACCCCGACTTCCCAGAGCTCTCCCAACCGCCGCCTCGATCCACGCCGCTAACGTCCTCCGTCCCCGGCGCCGGCGCGTCGTCCTCGTCGTGGcctgccccgccgccgccgccgtccgacgCGGCCTCCCCGGAACCCGATCTCACGCCTCAGGACGTCCCCACCccgccggcctcctcctcctcgccgtcgccgcggtCCGCCTCCAAGGCGCGCTCGTCGGCTGCGGCGGATGGGCTCGCCTCCGGGGTTGCCGCACTCAGCTTCGAGGAGCCTGTAGGAGCCGGCGCCGGGGAGGACGGGTACGACTACGGCAAGGGAGACTTCGTGGAACACGCCTGCCGGTACTGCGGGATCCACAACCCTGCGTGCGTGGCGAGGTGCAACGTGCCCTCCTGCCGCAAGTGGTTCTGTAACTCGCGGGGGAACACCTCTGGCTCCCACATTGTCAATCACCTG GTTAGGGCAAAGCATAAGGAAGTGTGCCTTCACAAGGATAGCCCTTTGGGAGAAACAATTCTCGAATGCTACAACTGTGGTTGTCGGAATGTATTTCTTCTTGGGTTTATCTCAGCAAAGTCAGAAAATGTTGTCGTTCTATTATGCAGAGAGCCATGTTTAAGTGTTAATGCACTGAAGGATATGAATTGGGATCTCAGCCAGTGGTGCCCACTTATCGATGACAGGTGTTTCTTGTCGTGGCTTGTAAAG GTACCTTCAGAGCAGGAGCAGCTAAGAGCTCGCCAAATTAGTGCTCAGCAAATTAACAAAGTGGAAGAGCTCTGGAAGACAAATCCTGATGCATCTCTTGAAGATCTTGAAAAGCCTGGTGTAGATGATGAACCTCAGTCAGTTGTTTTGAAGTATGAAGATGCTTACCAG TACCAAAATGTTTTTGCGCCACTGATAAAGCTTGAGGCTGATTATGACAAG ATGATGAAAGAGTCACAGAGCAAGGATAATGTAACTGTCCGGTGGGATATTGGGTTGAACAAGAAGCGTGTAGCTTACTTTGTCTTTCCAAAG GAAGACAATGAGTTGAGGCTTGTGCCTGGAGATGAGTTACGCTTGAGATATCCTGGTGATAGCTCACATCCCACATGGCAATCTGTGGGACATGTG ATTAAGCTCACTGCACAAGAGGAGGTGGCACTTGAGCTTCGTGCTAGTCAG GGGGTGCCTACTGAGCTAAACGTTGGATTCAGTGTGGATTTTGTTTGGAAGAGTACCAGTTTTGATAGGATGCAAGGAGCGATGAAAACTTTTGCTGTGGATGAGACAAGTGTCAGTGG ATACATATACCATCACCTTTTGGGACATGAAGTTGAGCATCAAATAATACGTAATACCCTGCCAAGACGCTTTGGTGCACCTGGACTTCCAGAACTAAATGCTTCCCAg GTTTTAGCAGTTAAAAGTGTCCTGCAGAAGCCAGTTAGTTTGATTCAAGGTCCACCTGGCACTGGAAAAACTGTCACATCTGCTGCAATTGTGTATCACATGGCAAAACAAGGTCAAGGACAG GTTCTTGTATGTGCCCCAAGTAATGTTGCAGTTGATCAGTTGGCAGAGAAGATAAGCTCAACCGGTCTCAAG GTTGTCAGGCTGTGTGCAAAATCTAGAGAAGCTGTTTCGTCTCCTGTTGAGCATCTGACACTTCATTATCAG GTTAGGCACCTTGATACCTCTGAAAAGAGTGAATTGCACAAGCTACAGCAACTGAAAGATGAACAAG GTGAATTGTCCAGCAGTGATGAGAAGAAGTACAAGGCACTAAAGCGTGCCACTGAAAGAGAGATACTGCAGAGTGCCGATGTCATTTGTTGCACCTGTGTTGGTGCTGGAGATCCTCGTCTTTCAAACTTTCGTTTCCGACAA GTTCTTATTGATGAGTCCACACAGGCGACAGAACCTGAATGCCTTATTCCTTTGGTGCTTGGTGTCAAGCag GTTGTCCTTGTCGGAGATCATTGCCAACTGGGTCCAGTCATCATGTGCAAAAAAGCAGCCCGTGCAGGGTTAGCACAATCTCTCTTTGAACGCCTTGTTATCCTTGGAGTGAAGCCATTCAGGCTACAG GTCCAGTATAGAATGCATCCTTGCCTCTCAGAGTTTCCATCCAACTGCTTCTATGAAGGCACACTGCAAAATGGAGTGACTGTTAATGAGAGGCAATCGTCTGGAATTGATTTTCCTTGGCCTGTTCCAAATCGGCCTATGTTCTTCTATGTGCAG ATGGGACAAGAAGAGATCAGTGCTAGTGGGACATCGTATCTCAATAGAACTGAAGCTGCAAATGTTGAAAAAATTGTAACAACATTTTTAAGAAGTGGTGTTGTACCAAGCCAG ATTGGAGTTATCACACCTTATGAAGGACAAAGGGCATACATCGTAAATTACATGTCAAGGAATGGCTCTCTTCGCCAACAACTTTACAAGGAAATCGAG GTTGCTAGTGTAGACTCATTTCAGGGTAGAGAGAAAGACTATATTATTCTATCTTGTGTTAGAAGCAATGAGCACCAG GGAATTGGGTTTCTCAATGATCCGCGCAGGTTAAATGTTGCGTTAACTCGTGCACGTTATGGCATAGTTATTCTTGGTAATCCAAAAGTACTAAGCAAGCAGCCACTTTGGAATAGCTTGTTGACACATTACAAG GAGCATGAGTGCTTGGTAGAAGGGCCTTTGAACAACTTAAAGCAGAGTATGGTGCAATTTCAGAAGCCAAAAAAG ATATATAATGACCGGAGATTGTTCCTGGGCGGTGGTCAAGGTGTTATGCATGGGGCTGGGGCCTCAAGCCAAGCAGCAGATAAGAGAAGTGGCAGGGGGAAAG GACAATCATTTGTTCCTTATGGCCCTCCAAATGGGGTGCATAAGCCTGGTGTGCACCCAGCAGGCTATGCTGTACCTCGTATGCCTTTTCCTCCATTTCCTGGGGCTCCACATTCTCAACCATATGCGATTCCGACCCGGGGTTTGCATGGGCCCATTGGAGCTGTTCCACCGTTGCATCAACCTGGAAGTAGAAACTTTGGGGTGCCTCGTTCAAGTACTGGTGGGCCTATTGGTGGTCACCTTGCTCATCAACAGAACTCCCAGCAAGCTATGGGGGGCATTGGGTCAAACTTTAACTACACTGGCATGGAGAATCCGAGTAGTCAGCCTTCTGGTGGAGCCCAAATGTCCCAAACCGGATTAATGACACAG ATGCCTGTCCAAGGACTAAGTCAAACATTCCGTGATGGTTTTTCCATTGGTGGGATGTCTCAG GACTTCTTTGTAGATGATTTTAAGAGCCAAGGATCACATGTGCCATACAACATTGCAGAATTTTCTACCCAG
- the LOC136542341 gene encoding regulator of nonsense transcripts 1 homolog isoform X2 encodes MATQPPSSAAAAVDLYETASQPDASAAGDAYTFLEFNTQGDDFDYPDFPELSQPPPRSTPLTSSVPGAGASSSSWPAPPPPPSDAASPEPDLTPQDVPTPPASSSSPSPRSASKARSSAAADGLASGVAALSFEEPVGAGAGEDGYDYGKGDFVEHACRYCGIHNPACVARCNVPSCRKWFCNSRGNTSGSHIVNHLVRAKHKEVCLHKDSPLGETILECYNCGCRNVFLLGFISAKSENVVVLLCREPCLSVNALKDMNWDLSQWCPLIDDRCFLSWLVKVPSEQEQLRARQISAQQINKVEELWKTNPDASLEDLEKPGVDDEPQSVVLKYEDAYQYQNVFAPLIKLEADYDKMMKESQSKDNVTVRWDIGLNKKRVAYFVFPKEDNELRLVPGDELRLRYPGDSSHPTWQSVGHVIKLTAQEEVALELRASQGVPTELNVGFSVDFVWKSTSFDRMQGAMKTFAVDETSVSGYIYHHLLGHEVEHQIIRNTLPRRFGAPGLPELNASQVLAVKSVLQKPVSLIQGPPGTGKTVTSAAIVYHMAKQGQGQVLVCAPSNVAVDQLAEKISSTGLKVVRLCAKSREAVSSPVEHLTLHYQVRHLDTSEKSELHKLQQLKDEQGELSSSDEKKYKALKRATEREILQSADVICCTCVGAGDPRLSNFRFRQVLIDESTQATEPECLIPLVLGVKQVVLVGDHCQLGPVIMCKKAARAGLAQSLFERLVILGVKPFRLQVQYRMHPCLSEFPSNCFYEGTLQNGVTVNERQSSGIDFPWPVPNRPMFFYVQMGQEEISASGTSYLNRTEAANVEKIVTTFLRSGVVPSQIGVITPYEGQRAYIVNYMSRNGSLRQQLYKEIEVASVDSFQGREKDYIILSCVRSNEHQGIGFLNDPRRLNVALTRARYGIVILGNPKVLSKQPLWNSLLTHYKEHECLVEGPLNNLKQSMVQFQKPKKIYNDRRLFLGGGQGVMHGAGASSQAADKRSGRGKGQSFVPYGPPNGVHKPGVHPAGYAVPRMPFPPFPGAPHSQPYAIPTRGLHGPIGAVPPLHQPGSRNFGVPRSSTGGPIGGHLAHQQNSQQAMGGIGSNFNYTGMENPSSQPSGGAQMSQTGLMTQDFFVDDFKSQGSHVPYNIAEFSTQASQGGYGVEFTQAPQSGYSGSYMNQNAHPGYSHIGTTNDIVSQDHMAHGSHGMFTQAGYNDPSQDESSQIHYGMAAAAPLQSQSMMNPLYSQSYAHYNTQPQSLQPPPQ; translated from the exons ATGGCGACGCAGCCGCCCTCCTCCGCCGCTGCCGCGGTTGACCTCTATGAGACGGCCTCGCAGCCGGACGCCTCCGCCGCCGGCGACGCCTACACTTTTCTCGAGTTCAACACGCAGGGGGACGACTTCGATTACCCCGACTTCCCAGAGCTCTCCCAACCGCCGCCTCGATCCACGCCGCTAACGTCCTCCGTCCCCGGCGCCGGCGCGTCGTCCTCGTCGTGGcctgccccgccgccgccgccgtccgacgCGGCCTCCCCGGAACCCGATCTCACGCCTCAGGACGTCCCCACCccgccggcctcctcctcctcgccgtcgccgcggtCCGCCTCCAAGGCGCGCTCGTCGGCTGCGGCGGATGGGCTCGCCTCCGGGGTTGCCGCACTCAGCTTCGAGGAGCCTGTAGGAGCCGGCGCCGGGGAGGACGGGTACGACTACGGCAAGGGAGACTTCGTGGAACACGCCTGCCGGTACTGCGGGATCCACAACCCTGCGTGCGTGGCGAGGTGCAACGTGCCCTCCTGCCGCAAGTGGTTCTGTAACTCGCGGGGGAACACCTCTGGCTCCCACATTGTCAATCACCTG GTTAGGGCAAAGCATAAGGAAGTGTGCCTTCACAAGGATAGCCCTTTGGGAGAAACAATTCTCGAATGCTACAACTGTGGTTGTCGGAATGTATTTCTTCTTGGGTTTATCTCAGCAAAGTCAGAAAATGTTGTCGTTCTATTATGCAGAGAGCCATGTTTAAGTGTTAATGCACTGAAGGATATGAATTGGGATCTCAGCCAGTGGTGCCCACTTATCGATGACAGGTGTTTCTTGTCGTGGCTTGTAAAG GTACCTTCAGAGCAGGAGCAGCTAAGAGCTCGCCAAATTAGTGCTCAGCAAATTAACAAAGTGGAAGAGCTCTGGAAGACAAATCCTGATGCATCTCTTGAAGATCTTGAAAAGCCTGGTGTAGATGATGAACCTCAGTCAGTTGTTTTGAAGTATGAAGATGCTTACCAG TACCAAAATGTTTTTGCGCCACTGATAAAGCTTGAGGCTGATTATGACAAG ATGATGAAAGAGTCACAGAGCAAGGATAATGTAACTGTCCGGTGGGATATTGGGTTGAACAAGAAGCGTGTAGCTTACTTTGTCTTTCCAAAG GAAGACAATGAGTTGAGGCTTGTGCCTGGAGATGAGTTACGCTTGAGATATCCTGGTGATAGCTCACATCCCACATGGCAATCTGTGGGACATGTG ATTAAGCTCACTGCACAAGAGGAGGTGGCACTTGAGCTTCGTGCTAGTCAG GGGGTGCCTACTGAGCTAAACGTTGGATTCAGTGTGGATTTTGTTTGGAAGAGTACCAGTTTTGATAGGATGCAAGGAGCGATGAAAACTTTTGCTGTGGATGAGACAAGTGTCAGTGG ATACATATACCATCACCTTTTGGGACATGAAGTTGAGCATCAAATAATACGTAATACCCTGCCAAGACGCTTTGGTGCACCTGGACTTCCAGAACTAAATGCTTCCCAg GTTTTAGCAGTTAAAAGTGTCCTGCAGAAGCCAGTTAGTTTGATTCAAGGTCCACCTGGCACTGGAAAAACTGTCACATCTGCTGCAATTGTGTATCACATGGCAAAACAAGGTCAAGGACAG GTTCTTGTATGTGCCCCAAGTAATGTTGCAGTTGATCAGTTGGCAGAGAAGATAAGCTCAACCGGTCTCAAG GTTGTCAGGCTGTGTGCAAAATCTAGAGAAGCTGTTTCGTCTCCTGTTGAGCATCTGACACTTCATTATCAG GTTAGGCACCTTGATACCTCTGAAAAGAGTGAATTGCACAAGCTACAGCAACTGAAAGATGAACAAG GTGAATTGTCCAGCAGTGATGAGAAGAAGTACAAGGCACTAAAGCGTGCCACTGAAAGAGAGATACTGCAGAGTGCCGATGTCATTTGTTGCACCTGTGTTGGTGCTGGAGATCCTCGTCTTTCAAACTTTCGTTTCCGACAA GTTCTTATTGATGAGTCCACACAGGCGACAGAACCTGAATGCCTTATTCCTTTGGTGCTTGGTGTCAAGCag GTTGTCCTTGTCGGAGATCATTGCCAACTGGGTCCAGTCATCATGTGCAAAAAAGCAGCCCGTGCAGGGTTAGCACAATCTCTCTTTGAACGCCTTGTTATCCTTGGAGTGAAGCCATTCAGGCTACAG GTCCAGTATAGAATGCATCCTTGCCTCTCAGAGTTTCCATCCAACTGCTTCTATGAAGGCACACTGCAAAATGGAGTGACTGTTAATGAGAGGCAATCGTCTGGAATTGATTTTCCTTGGCCTGTTCCAAATCGGCCTATGTTCTTCTATGTGCAG ATGGGACAAGAAGAGATCAGTGCTAGTGGGACATCGTATCTCAATAGAACTGAAGCTGCAAATGTTGAAAAAATTGTAACAACATTTTTAAGAAGTGGTGTTGTACCAAGCCAG ATTGGAGTTATCACACCTTATGAAGGACAAAGGGCATACATCGTAAATTACATGTCAAGGAATGGCTCTCTTCGCCAACAACTTTACAAGGAAATCGAG GTTGCTAGTGTAGACTCATTTCAGGGTAGAGAGAAAGACTATATTATTCTATCTTGTGTTAGAAGCAATGAGCACCAG GGAATTGGGTTTCTCAATGATCCGCGCAGGTTAAATGTTGCGTTAACTCGTGCACGTTATGGCATAGTTATTCTTGGTAATCCAAAAGTACTAAGCAAGCAGCCACTTTGGAATAGCTTGTTGACACATTACAAG GAGCATGAGTGCTTGGTAGAAGGGCCTTTGAACAACTTAAAGCAGAGTATGGTGCAATTTCAGAAGCCAAAAAAG ATATATAATGACCGGAGATTGTTCCTGGGCGGTGGTCAAGGTGTTATGCATGGGGCTGGGGCCTCAAGCCAAGCAGCAGATAAGAGAAGTGGCAGGGGGAAAG GACAATCATTTGTTCCTTATGGCCCTCCAAATGGGGTGCATAAGCCTGGTGTGCACCCAGCAGGCTATGCTGTACCTCGTATGCCTTTTCCTCCATTTCCTGGGGCTCCACATTCTCAACCATATGCGATTCCGACCCGGGGTTTGCATGGGCCCATTGGAGCTGTTCCACCGTTGCATCAACCTGGAAGTAGAAACTTTGGGGTGCCTCGTTCAAGTACTGGTGGGCCTATTGGTGGTCACCTTGCTCATCAACAGAACTCCCAGCAAGCTATGGGGGGCATTGGGTCAAACTTTAACTACACTGGCATGGAGAATCCGAGTAGTCAGCCTTCTGGTGGAGCCCAAATGTCCCAAACCGGATTAATGACACAG GACTTCTTTGTAGATGATTTTAAGAGCCAAGGATCACATGTGCCATACAACATTGCAGAATTTTCTACCCAG